The DNA region CAAAAGATCTTTATAAGGGTTTCATCGTCTTCTCACTGAATGCAAAAAAGAATTATACCCAGGTAGAGGATACACATTCAATATTAGCTTTCATTTTATAAGACATCACATAATTTTACTTAATATTCTAGCCTGTGAGAAGTGTATGTGGTGTATTTtgggaagtgaaaaaaattatgttctttttacattttacaaacaCTAATATTTGTGGAGTGCTCAGTCAGTAAATAATAATGGAATAGAAAATATGTGTTAGAATACTTAAATGCTTATCCTGAAGTATCTTATcagtaatatatatatatatatgggggTATATTGTCATAGGGCAAAAGATTATCACATATAACTACATCTTAAAACTTTCACTATATCTTAAAACTTTCAGTAAGGTTAGGAACAAGTTGGAACAATTAAATTTGGATCTTTAATAACTGTAAGCCTAGTATAGCATGATGTATGTACTAAACTAACGTGTATATTTACAGACTCTTCTGTGGAGCTGAACAATATTCTCAAGGCCAATACTGAAAGCAGTGTGAGTACAGAGGGAATTAGACACTCACTTCAACATGAAACATTAATGTATTCAGTGGAAGAATGCACTTGCAGTGATTGTGGCTTGGTAAAACCTCAGACTGGCTGTGAAACTTCATTTCCATTACCAGCTACAGAAGAAGGAGCTACAGTTCTAGTTACCACAAAATCTTTTGATTATTGCAACTATATTCTTGGTGCTGGGTGACTAtgagaaagtatatttttactGCATAATAATAAAGTAGTTATTCCAGTATAGCTATTAATCTTAATACTTGCAGCCAGTGGAGAAGGCTAGTACACAATCCTTATAGACTGAGCTTTCATTAATATTGCCATATTATTTCTAATTCTAGTATCTCTTTGGTCAAGTATTTCTACATTATTCTCAGGTACTAAACTAATTACTGGAATTTCTAATTTCTGAAAGTCCCTACATAGGATGGCTTTGTCTGCCTTTAGAGATTGTATCTAGTTATGCTGGATACATACAAACCCATCAATAAACAAGTTTGCGAATGTGTCTTTTATGTTAAACTCAGATCTCCTACCAAAAATTGCTTGATGGTACACAAGGAATGTTCCAAGAGTTAGAAATGAAGACCCAAATTACATCCCAGTCTTGtaaagaataatttcaaatagCCCCCATGACACTTGAAATCGAAATGTTCTTATGATGAATGCTTTTGTAGAGTACGGAGTCCGCCTCAGTTCACACAGTACGTCTGGGTCACACTAAGGGAGGCTGTGGCACTGTGGAGCACCATACCTACAATCCCAATGTATTTCCTGATGGCGCAGACATTCCTTTAAGTGCCAAGCATTTTTCAGACTGTATTCTATAAAGAtatctttctaattttttttatttaccctTGTAATATGTACAAGGACTGCTGATTAGATATAGTCAGGCTAGGATACTGTGTAGCCTAAATTAGGAATACACTTTTGTCACCTTGCCTCCCAAGCATTGTTATTTTCCTAATATTAGGCCAATTGCAACaaccttttttatttgtatataaCTTTCTATTTCAGGTTCTTGCATGAATGTTgaattaaaaatcttttaaggCTAGTAAATTATTGCACAAAATCT from Phalacrocorax aristotelis chromosome 10, bGulAri2.1, whole genome shotgun sequence includes:
- the TNFRSF17 gene encoding tumor necrosis factor receptor superfamily member 17 — translated: MAHCPKNEYFDNLLLSCKPCHLRCSSTPPPSCENYCDKSTDSSGVLWIYLGSGIILMLTLFTLMVLFKWKHLKHLKEKLKNTDSSVELNNILKANTESSVSTEGIRHSLQHETLMYSVEECTCSDCGLVKPQTGCETSFPLPATEEGATVLVTTKSFDYCNYILGAG